DNA from Sorex araneus isolate mSorAra2 chromosome 6, mSorAra2.pri, whole genome shotgun sequence:
GCCCCTTCCCCGCCGTGCACCGCGCCGTGTCCAACGTCATCTGCTCGCTGTGCTTCGGCCAGCGCTTCGACCCCACGGACGGCGAGTTCCAGAGGATGCTGGAGCTGATGTCGCGCTCGCTGGAGATCTGCCTCCACTCGCAGCTGCTGCTGGTCAACGTCTGCCCCTGGCTCTACTACCTGCCCTTCGGCCCCTTCCGCGAGCTGCGGCAGATCGAGCGGGACATCACCGGCTTCCTGAAGAGGATCATCCGGGAGCACCGCGCGTCCCTGGACGCCGCGCAGCCGCGCGACTTCATCGACATGTACCTGCTGCAGGTGGAGGCGGCGCGCGGCCAGGGCGGCCCCAGCAGCTTCGACGAGGACTACCTCTTCTACATCATCGGCGACCTCTTCTTCGCCGGCACCGACACCACCGCCAACTCCCTGCTCTGGTGCCTGCTCTACGCGGCGCTGCACCCCGACGTCCAGGGTGAGCCGCGCGCCCTTGGCTGGGGGCGAGTCGGGCGGGCCGGCACCCACGGGGGAGAGCAGGGCGGGGGTCGCAGCGACCATTCACGTCCTCGTGCCCTGCCCAGCGCCGCCTCcacttgtttgggggcctccgACTGGGGGCTTCGCTCCTGTGCCCCGGGGTCAGTCCCGGCCCGCCGCAGGGGAACCTGAGTGGTGCCCGCGTCGTCGGGTTCTGAGGCCGCGGACGCCGCTTCTGTGTGGGACCTGAGCTGAGGAAGAACCTTGGGGGACAGCAGAGCCTCGGGCGTCCTGGGGGCTGCTGCTGAGGGGCTGCTGTGGCCCCCCGTGGTGAGGCGAAGAGGAGGACCATGGCCCCCTCACCGTGACCCCGCGCCCAGTGGCCGCAGAGAACACGGCCGCCCGCTTTGGTTCCAGACACTGGGGGACCTAGGCGTCGCCCCGGGGACGGGAGCCAAGATGGGGACAGGGCTGGCCTCTGTCCTCGCTGCCTCCGCTGCGTCCCCTTGCCCCGGCCGgcggcccccacagcccccagattCAGAGCTGGCCACGCTGCCTCTCTCCCACGGCCCCACCCCTCTGACCCCAGCATGTCAGCCTGAGTCGCTAGAGTGGacccgggccgggctggggcccGGTGACACCCTCCAGGTTCCCGAGCTGACCACAGGAGCCCCGTGGCAGGTCCCAGCGGGGGCGGCTCATTCTTGGTTCACCTGGTTTGGGGCATTCTTCCGCCCTGCGGCTGTGGCCCAGGGTCACTCTGGGGTCACAGTCAAGGTGTCACGCAGGCCAGCTGTCACCTCCAGAGCCCAGAGCGAGGGAGCCGAGAGGGGGCAGAGCCGGAAGGGGCGCCAGGCGCTGGGCCTCTCTCCCTGGCTCTCGCGCACTGGGGCCGCACTTGGTgccgggcaggaggggagggagcaggtCTGTGATCCCCACAGACAGGGGCCCCTTCACGCTGCCACGTGTCACCGCGGTGCAGAGCCCCCGTGCAGCCAGCTTTGTCCCTGGCTCGGTCTGTCCCCTTccaaggggggcggggggctctccgAGGCTGCCCGGGTCCACACAGTAGGGCAGCCTTCGTCTCTCTGGCTCACCGTGTGCTTTGTTCTTTGCcctcctgtgtgtgtgcgtgtgtgtatgtgtgtgttgcttgtgcatgtgtgtggctgtgtgtgcatatacctgtgtgcatgtgtgtggcggtatgtgtattgtgtgtgcatgtgtggtttgtgtccgtgtgtatgtgcgtgtgtgccgGGTCGTGTGTTTtgcatgtgcctatgtgtgtgcatgtgcatctatgtgtgtgtattgcatgtgtgtgtgcgtgtggtttgtgtccgtgtgcatgtgtgcgtatggtttgtgtccgtgtgtgtgcgtgtgtgtgtatgtgtgtgttgcttgtgcatgtgtgtgggtgtatgtgcatatgcctgtgtgcatgtgtgtggctgtatgtgtattgtgtgtgcatgtgtggtttgtgtccgtgtgtatgtgcgtgtgtgccgGGTCGTGTGTgttacatgtgcgtgtgtgtgtgcgtgtgcatctatgtgtgtgtattgcgtgtgtgtgtgtgtgtggtttgtgtccgtgtgtgtgtatgtgtgtgtgcgtgcgagaGAGCAGAGAAGGTTCACGAAGAGATCGAGAGGGTCATTGGCCGTGCCCGAGCCCCCTCGCTCACGGACAAGGCGCAGATGCCCTACACGGAGGCCACCATCATGGAGGTGCAGCGGCTGACGGTGGTGGTGCCCCTCGCCATCCCACACATGACCTCGGAGGACACAGGCGAGTCGCCCTTGCCCTGCCCCGCGCTGTGTCCGGGCGGCGCGTCTCCTCCTGGGCACtgaggggcagtgctggggcggAGACGCCCTCGGGAGCCCCAGGGGGCCATCCTGCCCGTTGTACAGTCCTGGACCACAATGGcgagttgggggctggggtgggccgcACCCACAAGCAGCTGGCCTGCGGCGCCCGCCTGGcggctgcgggggctgggggagcatcGACCCGCAACGCCGCGCTGCAGACACTGCAACTCTCTGTGCTGGCTGCCGGGAGCCTCCGGGGCCTGGTGTCAGCCGGGCACGGCCAGGCCCTTCTCACGTTGGGCTTTATTCCCGTGCGGAGCCTGTGGCATCTGGGGACACGTTTCCCCGCACTCTCCGCTCTTCCCACTGTGAGGGCCATGGGGCCCTTGCAGCCTCTCGGGGCGCCTTCTCTTGGGCCCTCCCGTGGCGCCTTCCTGTGATACCCTCCCCTGGCACCTTCCAGTGGCACCCTCCTCTGGCACCTTCCAGTGGCACCGTCCTGTGGCACCGTCCCGTGGTGTCCCCCACAGAGCCCTCCCGTGGCTCCCTCCCATGTCCCCACCCCGCTCCCTGGGGTGGTGCTCCGTTACAGGAATCAGGGTGCTCGTATGCGCTGCCCCCTCACCCGGCCTGGGTCGGGACGTGTGAGGAGCGTGGGTGAGGCCGGCGAGGTGACTCCATGCTCTTGCTcccagtgctccagggctacaccATCCCCCGAGGCACGCTGGTGCTGCCCAACCTGTGGTCCGTCCACAGAGACCCGGCCGTGTGGGAGAGGCCCAACGACTTCTGCCCGGGCCGGTTTCTGGATGAGCACGGCCGGCTGGTGAAGAGGGAGACCTTCATTCCCTTCGGAATAGGTCAGTTCCATCTTCGTATATCCCGACCAGCGTAGCTCTGAAAAGGAGCAGGACGGGCCACGTCTCTCTGTCGCTTACGAGTaggtctctccgagtaggtctctccccgagtaggtctctccccgagtaggtctctccgagtaggtctctccgagtaggtctctccccgagtaggtctccccgagtaggtctccccgagtaggtctctccccgagtaggtctctccgagtaggtctctccccgagtaggtctctccgagtaggtctctccccgagtaggtctctccccgagtaggtctctccccgagtaggtctctccgagtaggtctctccgagtaggtctctccccgagtaggtctctccccgagtaggtctctccgagtaggtctctctctgagtaggtctctccgagtaggtctctccccgagtaggtctctccccgagtaggtctctccccgagtaggtctctccgagtaggtctctccccgagtaggtctctccgagtaggtctctccgagtaggtctctccccgagtaggtctctccgagtaggtctctctctgagtaggtctctccgagtaggtctctccccgagtaggtctctccccgagtaggtctctctccgagtaggtctctccccgagtaggtctctccccgagtaggtctctccccgagtaggtctctccgagtaggtctctccgagtaggtctctccccgagtaggtctctccccgagtaggtctctccgagtaggtctctctctgagtaggtctctccgagtaggtctctccccgagtaggtctctccccgagtaggtctctccccgagtaggtctctctccgagtaggtctctccccgagtaggtctctccccgagtaggtctctccgagtaggtctctctccgagtaggtctctccccgagtaggtctctccccgagtaggtctctccccgagtaggtctctccccgagtaggtctctccccgagtaggtctctctccgagtaggtctctccgagtaggtctctccccgagtaggtctctccgagtaggtctatccccgagtaggtctctccgagtaggtctctccgagtaggtctctccccgagtaggtctctctccgagtaggtctctccgagtaggtctatccccgagtaggtctctccgagtaggtctctccgagtaggtctatccccgagtaggtctctccgagtaggtctctccgagtaggtctatccccgagtaggtctctccgagtaggtctctccaagtaggtctctccgagtaggtctctctccgagtaggtctctctccgagtaggtctctccgagtaggtctctccccgagtaggtctccccgagtaggtctctctccgagtaggtctctccccgagtaggtctccccgagtaggtctctccgagtaggtctctccccgagtaggtctctccccgagtaggtctctctccgagtaggtctccccgagtaggtctccccgagtaggtctctccgagtaggtctctccccgagtaggtctccccgagtaggtctctccccgagtaggtctctccccgagtaggtctctccgagtaggtctctctccgagtaggtctctctctgagtaggtctctctccgagtaggtctctccccgagtaggtctctccccgagtaggtctctccgagtaggtctctctctgagtaggtctctctccgagtaggtc
Protein-coding regions in this window:
- the LOC101558612 gene encoding cytochrome P450 2U1; this encodes MGSGGWSPPPLPPLPPLPLLLLLGLAALLGWGWRWRRRARGIPPGPAPWPVVGNFGFVLLPPCLRRRDALARPAPAPRGPQLVLADLARTYGNVCSFFIGHYLVVVLSDFRSVRQALVQQARVFSDRPRVPLVSLLTKEKGIVFARYGPVWRQQRKFSHATLRHFGLGKLSLEPRILAESQCVREEMRRQGQGGAAFSPFPAVHRAVSNVICSLCFGQRFDPTDGEFQRMLELMSRSLEICLHSQLLLVNVCPWLYYLPFGPFRELRQIERDITGFLKRIIREHRASLDAAQPRDFIDMYLLQVEAARGQGGPSSFDEDYLFYIIGDLFFAGTDTTANSLLWCLLYAALHPDVQEKVHEEIERVIGRARAPSLTDKAQMPYTEATIMEVQRLTVVVPLAIPHMTSEDTVLQGYTIPRGTLVLPNLWSVHRDPAVWERPNDFCPGRFLDEHGRLVKRETFIPFGIGKRVCMGEQLAKMELFLMFVSLLQSFRFTLPEDSPKPSLAGKYGLTLAPHPFNVIASER